The following proteins are co-located in the Amphiprion ocellaris isolate individual 3 ecotype Okinawa chromosome 7, ASM2253959v1, whole genome shotgun sequence genome:
- the LOC111568103 gene encoding diablo IAP-binding mitochondrial protein-like isoform X1 has product MQAVRQCSVCARHAAGGLIRNQTDVSLLQTSRSVLRRGAACVRFLSSSEGRKPGVQTLGGLTSHMSIASLNADSGLCDVPFAQQVENLSHNSLIRRAASVVTDSSSTFLSQATLALINALTDYSKAVHSRIIFQRRYLVSLGKLNPAEQDSLQQVISGWRAEAIERLEECKRYESTWNNAVSLCEMAAEAAYTSGAQQASISVRTNIQVAQLQVDKARKLSSDADKKLAETKVEEIQRMAEYTAFLESSDEHEVQEAYLRED; this is encoded by the exons ATGCAAGCCGTTCGTCAGTGCTCAGTGTGTGCCAGACATGCTGCTGGAGGACTCATCAGAAACCAAACCGatgtttcactgctgcagaCCAGCAGGAGTGTGTTGAGGAGAGGAGCTGCATGCGTCCGCTTCCTCAG CAGCTCTGAGGGCAGGAAGCCTGGAGTCCAGACGTTGGGCGGATTGACTTCACACATGAGCATCGCGTCTTTAAATGCTGACAGTGGGCTTTGTGATGTTCCTTTTGCACAG CAAGTGGAAAACCTCTCACACAACTCTCTGATCAGAAGAGCTGCCTCAGTGGTTACAGACAGTTCAAGTACGTTCCTCTCCCAGGCCACCTTGGCTCTGATCAATGCCCTGACAGACTATTCAAAG GCTGTGCATTCACGCATTATTTTCCAAAGACGATATTTAGTCTCGCTGGGAAAACTGAATCCAGCAGAGCAGGACTCACTCCAGCAGGTGATCAGCGGCTGGAGAGCTGAG GCTATTGAGAGACTAGAAGAATGCAAACGTTACGAGTCCACCTGGAACAACGCTGTCAGCCTGTGTGAAATGGCAGCGGAGGCAGCATACACTTCTG GAGCCCAGCAGGCATCCATCTCGGTGAGGACGAACATTCAAGTGGCCCAGTTGCAGGTGGACAAGGCCCGGAAACTTTCCTCGGATGCAGATAAGAAACTGGCCGAGACGAAAGTAGAAGAGATCCAGAGGATGGCTGAATATACGGCATTCCTGGAGAGCAGCGACGAGCACGAGGTGCAGGAGGCTTATCTACGGGAGGACTAA
- the LOC111568103 gene encoding diablo IAP-binding mitochondrial protein-like isoform X2, whose translation MQAVRQCSVCARHAAGGLIRNQTDVSLLQTSRSVLRRGAACVRFLSSEGRKPGVQTLGGLTSHMSIASLNADSGLCDVPFAQQVENLSHNSLIRRAASVVTDSSSTFLSQATLALINALTDYSKAVHSRIIFQRRYLVSLGKLNPAEQDSLQQVISGWRAEAIERLEECKRYESTWNNAVSLCEMAAEAAYTSGAQQASISVRTNIQVAQLQVDKARKLSSDADKKLAETKVEEIQRMAEYTAFLESSDEHEVQEAYLRED comes from the exons ATGCAAGCCGTTCGTCAGTGCTCAGTGTGTGCCAGACATGCTGCTGGAGGACTCATCAGAAACCAAACCGatgtttcactgctgcagaCCAGCAGGAGTGTGTTGAGGAGAGGAGCTGCATGCGTCCGCTTCCTCAG CTCTGAGGGCAGGAAGCCTGGAGTCCAGACGTTGGGCGGATTGACTTCACACATGAGCATCGCGTCTTTAAATGCTGACAGTGGGCTTTGTGATGTTCCTTTTGCACAG CAAGTGGAAAACCTCTCACACAACTCTCTGATCAGAAGAGCTGCCTCAGTGGTTACAGACAGTTCAAGTACGTTCCTCTCCCAGGCCACCTTGGCTCTGATCAATGCCCTGACAGACTATTCAAAG GCTGTGCATTCACGCATTATTTTCCAAAGACGATATTTAGTCTCGCTGGGAAAACTGAATCCAGCAGAGCAGGACTCACTCCAGCAGGTGATCAGCGGCTGGAGAGCTGAG GCTATTGAGAGACTAGAAGAATGCAAACGTTACGAGTCCACCTGGAACAACGCTGTCAGCCTGTGTGAAATGGCAGCGGAGGCAGCATACACTTCTG GAGCCCAGCAGGCATCCATCTCGGTGAGGACGAACATTCAAGTGGCCCAGTTGCAGGTGGACAAGGCCCGGAAACTTTCCTCGGATGCAGATAAGAAACTGGCCGAGACGAAAGTAGAAGAGATCCAGAGGATGGCTGAATATACGGCATTCCTGGAGAGCAGCGACGAGCACGAGGTGCAGGAGGCTTATCTACGGGAGGACTAA
- the LOC111567828 gene encoding odorant receptor 131-2-like, translating into MANNSSVLHDDFFVLQFDDYVIILQILVAVFFSINMLLFATFFKKECFYTSMRYILFAVTLLCDSVQLVLGYLMLILVFYKIQMQVGICFVLCFTLSLYTTVTPVTLTAMTLERYVAICIPLHHAQLCSTHSTVHVILIIHAIGLIRCIVFFSVFFASVSLSFYTQGKLCSIEMFTINEWHDHIRSAVSQFYFLVMCIIVVFCYVKILKVAKAASGDNKKSKQKALETVILHAFQLFLCLIQLCCPLIENVVYQIDLRLFVIIRLFNYVMFSIAPRCLSPLIYGLRDEAFFLALKSYAFFGLLERTVISNRNAH; encoded by the coding sequence ATGGCTAACAACAGTTCAGTGCTTCATGATGACTTCTTTGTGCTGCAGTTTGATGATTATGTCATTATTCTGCAGATTCTagtggcagttttcttttcCATCAACATGTTACTTTTTGCAACCTTTTTTAAGAAGGAGTGTTTCTACACATCGATGCGTTACATCCTGTTTGCTGTGACGCTGCTCTGTGACAGCGTGCAGCTCGTACTGGGCTACCTTATGCTCATCTTGGTCTTTTATAAGATCCAAATGCAAGTTGGGATTTGTTTCGTATTGTGTTTCACGCTGTCTCTGTATACTACAGTCACACCAGTCACACTGACAGCGATGACGCTGGAGCGTTATGTGGCTATTTGCATTCCCCTGCATCATGCACAGCTGTGCTCCACACACAGCACCGTGCACGTCATCCTCATCATTCATGCCATCGGCTTAATACgctgcattgtttttttctctgttttctttgcatCAGTCTCCCTTAGTTTCTACACACAAGGCAAATTATGCTCTATTGAAATGTTCACCATTAATGAATGGCACGATCATATTCGGTCAGCTGTGAGTCAGTTCTACTTCTTGGTCATGTGCATCATTGTTGTTTTCTGCTATGTGAAAATACTGAAAGTGGCCAAAGCTGCATCTGGAgacaacaaaaagtcaaaacagaaaGCCCTCGAGACTGTGATTCTTCATGCTTTCCAGCTGTTCCTCTGTCTCATCCAGCTGTGTTGTCCATTGATAGAAAATGTTGTTTATCAAATTGATTTGAGGTTATTTGTGATCATCAGGTTATTTAACTACGTAATGTTTAGTATTGCTCCGAGATGTCTGAGTCCTCTCATTTATGGCCTCAGGGATGAAGCATTTTTTCTCGCACTCAAAAGCTACGCTTTCTTTGGTTTGCTTGAAAGAACTGTGATTAGTAACAGAAATGCACACTGA
- the LOC111568208 gene encoding odorant receptor 131-2-like encodes MASNSSLSVRRINSQVIFVQVLVSCFLFINIFLITTFLMKEYFYTTMRYILFATTLLSDCLFLLLTNILLICSYFGIFMQMWLCIILYLAFSLCTFVTPLTLTAMTLERYVAICMPLRHAELCSTHKTLHWIYVIHGLGFVPGFVILSIFFALASHSHFTQRGLCIVQAFILQTWQGHLRSAISQFYFLVMCILIVFSYTEIMKVAKAASGENKKSTNKGLRTVILHACQLLLCLIQFWCPFIEAAVLQINILLFINIRYFNYVTFYLSPRCLSPVIYGLRDEMFFRALKYNALCGLHKR; translated from the coding sequence ATGGCGTCCAACAGCTCGCTGTCCGTGAGGAGGATCAACTCTCAGGTCATTTTTGTTCAAGTTTTGgtctcatgttttcttttcatcaacatctttctgatcacaacttttttAATGAAGGAATACTTCTACACGACTATGCGCTACATCTTATTTGCTACTACACTGCTGTCtgattgtctgtttttattactgACCAACATCCTGCTCATATGCAGCTACTTTGGAATTTTCATGCAGATGTGGTTGTGTATAATTTTGTATTTAGCTTTTTCTTTGTGCACATTTGTCACCCCTTTAACTCTGACAGCAATGACTCTGGAGAGATATGTTGCCATTTGTATGCCTCTGAGACATGCAGAGTTGTGCTCCACACACAAGACTCTGCACTGGATCTACGTCATCCACGGCCTTGGCTTTGTACCTGGCTTTGTTATTCTCTCCATTTTCTTTGCATTAGCGTCCCACAGCCACTTCACCCAGAGAGGGCTCTGCATTGTGCAGGCATTCATTTTGCAAACATGGCAGGGTCATCTGAGATCGGCTATAAGTCAGTTCTATTTCTTGGTCATGTGCAtcctcattgttttctcttACACTGAAATAATGAAAGTGGCCAAAGCTGCATCAGGAGAGAacaaaaagtcaacaaataaagGCCTCAGAACTGTGATTCTTCATGCTTGCCAGCTGCTTCTCTGCCTCATCCAGTTTTGGTGCCCATTTATAGAGGCTGCTGTCCTTCAGattaatattttgttatttattaacATCAGGTACTTTAATTATGTGACTTTCTATCTTTCGCCACGATGTCTGAGTCCTGTCATTTATGGCCTCAGGGATGAGATGTTCTTTCGGGCTCTGAAGTATAATGCTCTCTGTGGGCTGCACAAGAGATGA